Sequence from the Nasonia vitripennis strain AsymCx chromosome 5, Nvit_psr_1.1, whole genome shotgun sequence genome:
AACGATAAAACGGCCAAATTAATCGTGGATTCATCATCAGAAGTATAAGTAGTTCAGGCACGTTGAGAAGCACTGACAAGACTGATTTCAACAAACGACGTCTCGTGTTGCATCTTCACATACTGATGCAGTCATAGCAATCCTCGTGTTTTTCGATCTCGTCGGTGTATATGCCGCGCGTCGATTGAAGGATTCTTAGTAAGAATTTCTTACGCAATGGATGGCACATGCGCAATTTTGCGTATTATATATTGAGGACAAGCGCACGGGGTTAACTCACTTTTTTCTGCAGATGATCTTCAACTTTTATAAGCTATAATAATGTTATATCTTACCTCTCCGTTAATAAATTGTGGTAATAAATTCGGTTTATCTTTGCGAAACCAACGATTGGTATTTACTTAGTTTGATTAAATATTGTCTTCGTATAGATGAGCATTActcttatttttatatttccattattattttatttttatgttataaATGTCAAGGGGTATATCGCTTTGTTTATCATAACCTTCTGATCTTGATGGACCGTTCCATTTTGAGATCAAATTAAATAGGTATACCTAACCTACTTTATTCACATGTATATATGGGTATATACGTAATTTATGGCAACAGTagttcatttttaatttaccgAAGCGATTggcgataataataattgtaacgaatttattagtatataaaatcacaagtgatatcaataaattaatttttttatttattgataaacAAAATATCGTTTCTACGCATCCCGctacaaaaataaagtttatgCAAGTGTCTAAATtccaataattaatttcttatattttacctcaatattaaagaattcaaatttttatcttatttCTGCCATATCTTCAATACTTGGCGCATGCGCATATCAATTCGTTGTATTTTGCACGTGATGTTCTCATTTCTCTAGAATATCTATAGGTACACAATCATTGGATAATACTGTTCTTCGACAACCAATACGATCAACGAATTTTGGCACACATTTCTCCCGCGCTTTGGAATTTGGAGCGCATAGGCAATCGTCATAATAGAGGCATGGGACTATAGAGGTGACCTTACATACGCAACTATAACAAAAGAAATTCAGAGATATTGTTTACGCTAAGGAAAAATGTGAATTACGCTTCGAAAAATTTAATCTGCCGTTTTCAACATGAGACGAGCGTCAGAACTTGTTTAAACAAAAGTAAGAGCCTGTGTGTTCAGCGCAAGAACCATCAGGTCTTAACCTCTGCCGCTTGGAATAGACGCTCTCGTATAcacaagttatttttttttagttttaaaaaataatcgcaAAATGTCAAAAGATATAAGATCCTTTTTCATTACTTCCAAGGGGAGCTCGCAAACGAAGAGTGTCAAAGAAGATAAGTCGCGAAAGAAGCATGTCATATCTTCCGACGAagacgaggaaaaaaattctagTCCATCAAAAAGTAGAAAAACGAAAACTGCAGGTAATAAAAATGCGGATGTCAATGGTAAAAAAGGGCATTCAAAAAAGCGTACTATTGTATCTTCCGATGAGGAAGACAATGTTGACTCCCATGTTAAAACCAAGaaagcaaaagttttgaatGGTAGTAAAATTGAAACCGTTGAGAAGAAATTAGAAGTTGTTGAAGATGTAGGATCGATGTTTAGTAAAAAGCCCGCAAAAAGGATAAATGCTCCTAAAATTACTAAAAAGAATAATGTCGAAAAACCAGTGAAATCCGATAATAAGGTAATATCAAGTTTTATTGAGGATGATGATTTTGATGCAACTTTAAATCAGCTGGATACGTCTCATATTGAGGATGAATATTTGGCAACTGTTACCACTGAAACATCATCTCCATTTTTTAAGAACAAAAAGGAGAACGATACTGAGTTAAGGAATtcaaagaaagaagaaaagaatgATTGTAAGGCTGAAGGAAGTGTCAAAGAAGAGAAAAGCAAAGATAAGGATGCATCTAATAAGAACAAACATAGTACAGATAGAAAGACTTCTCCAggagacaaaaataaaactaaagaaaAGAATAATTCTGAGACCAAGCATAACAAAGAAAAGTCAAGCAACAGCGATTCTGAGACCAAACATAAGAATGATAAAGATAAATCAAGTAAGAGTGATTCTGAAAACAagcataaaaatgaaaaagataaaTCTGAAGAAGTTAATTACAATGATattattgaagaaaaaatagagaaaaagaaacagcaTGTCATGCTGTACCAGAATTATCTCAATCGAGGTGGAGCCAGAAATCCAGGTTCAAAGGAAATCCCAGAAGGAGCTGAACAATGCCTAGCCAATTTAAGCTTTTTGATAACAGGTGTTCTGGATTCATTGGAACGTGGTGAAGCTGAAGAACTCATAACAAAATATGGTGGAAGGATGCTTCATTCTGTGTCTAAGAAACTTAATTACATTATCATTGGAGAAGAAGCAGGCCCTTCAAAATTAGCCAAAGCAGAGAgcttaaatattaaaaaaataagtgaAGATGGCCTGCTAGAGCTGATTCGTACTAGACCAGCAGGAGCAAGTGCAAGCAAGAAACCAGTAAATGATGCTGATGGATCTCACAAACGCAAAAGGGATGACTCATCAAATCGTGAGGCCAATGAAAACTCTGACAAAGCTAAAAAGAATAAACATGAATCCCCACCAAAAGATAATCACCGGAATCCAGAAGAGGCAAATAAAAACAAGGATCATCCCTCACCTAAAGAAGAACACAAGAGTCTTGAAAAAacagagaagaagaaagattCGTCATCACCAAAGAAAGACCGTAATAGTCCTGAAAAAAGTATTGAGAAAAATTTACCACCTAAAGTTGAAAAAGTTGAATCTAAAAGTGACATTCCACAGGCAAAAAATTCTAAGTCTGATTTAAAGAAGATAGATATTACTGGAGATGCTTTGGTAGAAAAGTACAGGCCTAAAGAATTGAAACAGATCATTGGCCAAACTGGAGACAAAAGTAATGCAAAAAAGTTACACTTTTGGCTTACCAATTGGCACAAAAATCATGGCAAAGATGCCAAAGGTGCCAAACCCAAATTTTCTTACAAAGATGACACAGGTACTATTTACAAGGCAGCCCTTCTGTCCGGACCACCTGGTATTGGCAAAACAACAACAGCCTACGTTGTCTGTGCTCAGTTGGGATATGAAGTTCTGGAATTCAATGCATCTgatacaagaagtaaaaagcTTTTACAAGAAGAAATTGCAGGtattttatcaaacaagaCGGTGAAGTCATTTTTAACAAATGGacaagagaagaagaaaaatccaCCAAAGCATGTATTACTTATGGATGAAGTTGATGGAATGGCAGGAAATGAAGATCGTGGAGGGATGCAAGAACTGATTGCTTTTATTAAATCTACAGAAGTTCCTATAATTTGTATTTGTAATGATCGAATGAgccaaaaaattaaaactttggCAAACTACACATTTGATTTAAGGTTCCAAAAACCAAGGTTAGAACAGATAAGAGCAGCAATGATGAGTATGTGTTACAAAGAAGGCATAACAGTCACTGCACCAGAATTAACAGCGATAATTCAATCTACAAATCAAGACATTAGACAAGTGATAAATCATGTAGCTATGCTATCAGCAAAGTCCCAAACTGAAAAAGAAAGCCATGAAAAAACCAAGTACAAAAATTTGAAACTCGGTCCTTGGGATGTAGTTCGTAAAGTATTCAGCGCTGATGAACACAAAAATATGAGCATACATGATAAAAGTGATTTGTTCTTCCACGATTACAACATAGCAGGTCTTTTTGTTGAAGAAAATTATCTCAGTGTTACGCCATCAGGCCCAAGAAATGAATTGTTTGATAAATTGGCTAAATGCAGTGACAGCTTGGCTATTGGCGATACAATCGAAAATGCTATTCGAGGAAAACAAGCTTGGGGACTTCTCCCTGTTCAAGCATGTTTCTCATCTGTCATACCAGGATCAGTAATGTCAGGTTTCATAAACTCACAAATAAACTTTCCCAGCTGGCTTGGAAGAAATTCAAAGAGGAGCAAATGTGACAGGCTTCTGCAGGACATTACTGTTCATGCTCGTATAACAACAGGGGCAAGTAAAGAAGCAATAAACCTTGATTATCTGAAAATGTTGGTTGATTCTATTGTCAGGCCTCTAGCTGTTGAAGGAACAGAAGGTGTTGAAAAAGCTG
This genomic interval carries:
- the Gnf1 gene encoding germ line transcription factor 1 is translated as MSKDIRSFFITSKGSSQTKSVKEDKSRKKHVISSDEDEEKNSSPSKSRKTKTAGNKNADVNGKKGHSKKRTIVSSDEEDNVDSHVKTKKAKVLNGSKIETVEKKLEVVEDVGSMFSKKPAKRINAPKITKKNNVEKPVKSDNKVISSFIEDDDFDATLNQLDTSHIEDEYLATVTTETSSPFFKNKKENDTELRNSKKEEKNDCKAEGSVKEEKSKDKDASNKNKHSTDRKTSPGDKNKTKEKNNSETKHNKEKSSNSDSETKHKNDKDKSSKSDSENKHKNEKDKSEEVNYNDIIEEKIEKKKQHVMLYQNYLNRGGARNPGSKEIPEGAEQCLANLSFLITGVLDSLERGEAEELITKYGGRMLHSVSKKLNYIIIGEEAGPSKLAKAESLNIKKISEDGLLELIRTRPAGASASKKPVNDADGSHKRKRDDSSNREANENSDKAKKNKHESPPKDNHRNPEEANKNKDHPSPKEEHKSLEKTEKKKDSSSPKKDRNSPEKSIEKNLPPKVEKVESKSDIPQAKNSKSDLKKIDITGDALVEKYRPKELKQIIGQTGDKSNAKKLHFWLTNWHKNHGKDAKGAKPKFSYKDDTGTIYKAALLSGPPGIGKTTTAYVVCAQLGYEVLEFNASDTRSKKLLQEEIAGILSNKTVKSFLTNGQEKKKNPPKHVLLMDEVDGMAGNEDRGGMQELIAFIKSTEVPIICICNDRMSQKIKTLANYTFDLRFQKPRLEQIRAAMMSMCYKEGITVTAPELTAIIQSTNQDIRQVINHVAMLSAKSQTEKESHEKTKYKNLKLGPWDVVRKVFSADEHKNMSIHDKSDLFFHDYNIAGLFVEENYLSVTPSGPRNELFDKLAKCSDSLAIGDTIENAIRGKQAWGLLPVQACFSSVIPGSVMSGFINSQINFPSWLGRNSKRSKCDRLLQDITVHARITTGASKEAINLDYLKMLVDSIVRPLAVEGTEGVEKAVEIMNKYHLSREDLDSLIELTKWPHTRDPMQSVDSKTKAAFTKAYNKSASFHSATTMKKKSSQAAEDDEFMGSDEEPPSDADADNDKIENDKLIKAKTSKAKTSKPAPSDSKGKGKAKGAAKSSSTRGKKK